In a genomic window of Saccharothrix sp. HUAS TT1:
- a CDS encoding NTP transferase domain-containing protein: MRVAGLLLAAGAGRRFGGPKALVAHGGVPWVDRAAAVLRDGGCSPVVVVLGASAAVVRARASLTGCAVVDNADWATGMGSSLRAGLAALAGADVDAVVVLPVDTPGVTAAAVERFRALASPSALARASYRGAPGHPVLIGSGHWADVSAAAVGDAGARGYLREHGALDVPCEDVADGADVDRPEDLAP; this comes from the coding sequence GTGCGGGTCGCGGGGTTGCTGCTGGCGGCGGGCGCCGGGCGGCGGTTCGGCGGCCCCAAGGCGCTGGTGGCGCACGGCGGCGTGCCGTGGGTCGACCGGGCCGCCGCGGTGCTGCGCGACGGCGGCTGCTCGCCGGTCGTCGTGGTGCTCGGCGCGTCGGCGGCGGTGGTGCGCGCGCGGGCGTCGTTGACCGGCTGCGCCGTGGTGGACAACGCCGACTGGGCCACCGGCATGGGCTCGTCGCTGCGCGCCGGGCTGGCCGCGCTGGCCGGCGCGGACGTCGACGCGGTGGTCGTCCTGCCCGTGGACACGCCGGGCGTCACGGCGGCGGCGGTCGAGCGGTTCCGGGCGCTGGCCTCGCCCTCGGCGCTGGCGCGCGCCTCGTACCGCGGCGCGCCCGGCCACCCCGTGCTGATCGGCTCCGGGCACTGGGCGGACGTGTCGGCGGCGGCGGTCGGCGACGCCGGCGCGCGCGGCTACCTGCGCGAGCACGGCGCGCTCGACGTCCCGTGCGAGGACGTGGCCGACGGCGCCGACGTCGACCGCCCGGAGGACCTGGCGCCCTGA
- a CDS encoding helix-turn-helix transcriptional regulator: MRHVFSLMTELTYSERRVATLAACGHSNRTIALRLHITVSTVEQHLTRVYRKLAVAGRAELEGHEALV, translated from the coding sequence GTGCGGCACGTGTTCTCGCTCATGACGGAGTTGACCTACTCGGAGCGCCGGGTCGCGACCCTCGCCGCGTGCGGCCACAGCAACCGGACGATCGCGCTGCGGCTGCACATCACCGTGAGCACGGTCGAGCAACACCTGACCAGGGTCTACCGGAAGCTGGCGGTGGCCGGCCGGGCGGAGCTGGAGGGGCACGAAGCCCTAGTGTGA
- a CDS encoding alpha/beta fold hydrolase: MIEQLSVRTDEGDFDAIAAGPEDGRPVLLLHGFPEAAVEWEHQVAVLGREGFRAVAFDQRGYSPGVRPERAADYGVDALVGDVLAVADSFGWSVFDLVGHDWGGAVAWWTACDHPERLRKLAVVSTPHPGAFGEALRTDEDQHLRSGYMTDWRNSNTEQRMLADDAAALRQMFEWRVPPSRVEEYVRRLTEPGALTAALNWYRAGRPGGKAGKVSVPTLYVWSTEDVAFGSTAALSTGDWVTGPYRFEMLEDVSHWVPEEAPEVLAALLLEHLSP, translated from the coding sequence GTGATCGAACAGCTGAGCGTGCGGACCGACGAGGGCGACTTCGACGCGATCGCGGCGGGGCCCGAGGACGGCAGGCCGGTGCTGCTGCTGCACGGCTTCCCGGAGGCCGCCGTCGAGTGGGAGCACCAGGTGGCGGTGCTCGGCCGGGAGGGCTTCCGAGCGGTGGCGTTCGACCAGCGCGGCTACTCCCCCGGCGTGCGGCCGGAGCGCGCCGCCGACTACGGGGTGGACGCGCTGGTCGGCGACGTGCTCGCGGTGGCGGACTCGTTCGGCTGGTCGGTGTTCGACCTGGTCGGCCACGACTGGGGCGGCGCGGTGGCCTGGTGGACGGCGTGCGACCACCCGGAGCGGCTGCGCAAGCTGGCCGTGGTGTCCACGCCGCACCCCGGCGCGTTCGGCGAGGCGCTGCGCACCGACGAGGACCAGCACCTGCGGTCCGGGTACATGACGGACTGGCGCAACAGCAACACCGAGCAGCGGATGCTCGCCGACGACGCGGCGGCGTTGCGGCAGATGTTCGAGTGGCGGGTGCCGCCGAGCCGGGTCGAGGAGTACGTGCGGCGGCTGACCGAGCCGGGCGCGCTGACCGCCGCGCTGAACTGGTACCGCGCCGGGCGGCCGGGCGGGAAGGCCGGGAAGGTGTCGGTGCCCACCCTGTACGTGTGGAGCACCGAGGACGTGGCGTTCGGCTCGACGGCGGCGTTGAGCACCGGCGACTGGGTCACCGGCCCGTACCGGTTCGAGATGCTGGAGGACGTGTCGCACTGGGTGCCGGAGGAGGCGCCGGAGGTGCTGGCGGCGCTGCTCCTGGAGCACCTCTCGCCGTGA